The Neurospora crassa OR74A linkage group I, whole genome shotgun sequence genome segment TACCTACGTGTTGAGGTTTGGATTTGCTGGGTCTGGTACTTCAGGTTGGTGTTCGTATGTATTTACAGGGCATCTTTTTACTGTACGTTCCGCTTTGTCCCCTTCTCGTGTCACACAATGATGAAATGGCTGCACTGTTTGATATCCGTCCGTCCAACCATCATCCGGGCCTCTCCCTCGACCCCGCCCGTCCCTTGTTCTTTCCTATCTCGCTGTCACTCTTGCACTGCGTTTTTCTCTCAGGCCCGGTCCGCGATTATATACACAGGTACAACAAGCCCTCGGTGCTCTGGGCTGCAGCAGCCTCTTCCAGGTAGCAAGTAGGTACATGTCTCTTGTTTTTCGCTACGGGCTTCCCGGAGAACTGTCCACCCTAAACTTacgggtagtagtagtgcaTCACATAACGACATGGCACGGTGTTACACCCAATCAAACAAAATAATCAAGATATCAGCAAAGCGCAGATTCTGCAGGCCACCTGCCCTTGTTGTTTGCGCAAAGTGCTGCCAATGGAGATAAAACTCCCTTGAACTACTCTGAAGGCGGTTAGTTTGGCAACTTCCACCAGGCCATCTTCCCGTGAGCCCGAACCCCAAACCACGCGATAAGGCTCGGGAACATTAAAGTCAGCGCCCTTTCTTCCACCGCCGGCTTGTCCATGTCTTCTGTTTTCTCAATGGCTCGACTGACAGCTTCAGGCTCTTCCTTATCTTCCCACGTCCGATCACGTCCGACCGCCAACAGACCCCGAGTCGATACACCGGAATGAGCCTGCTTGCTTCGAAGCAACGAACTACAAGGAACGACAAAAGAGCCATATGAGCCAGGCAATACAAAGACATAAAGATAAGGCATGCTACCGGTCCATACCTCACGAATTGCTTGCTCTTGGGTTGCTCCAACCTCAGTCGAAATTGCAGCATTCGAGAGATCTGGCAGCCAAAATGCAAGTCGAAACGCAGATACGTACTGTGTAACTCAGCGCCAGAACCCCTCCAAAATCTCTCGGGGAAAAAGTCAAATGGGGTGGCTGCCGACACCGACTCATGAACCTCACTGGTTCAACCTCTGTATTGGTCCCACCCCACTGGGATTTTCTTTCCCGTCTTCACGCCTGATTATTATGTCATGATCGGCGGGGACCCTGTTTCTCTTTGCTGACCTGCCCACTGTGTGGCCCTTCGCCCATTCTTGACACCTTGTCCGACTGTTGATTTGTCGACTCGACAAAAGGCACAGACACCGAGGCACGGAGACTTCCCCCTTTCTTCAGCGGCAGAGTCCCCTGAAAACAAACATCGAGACAAGACCAGATTTCGATTCCTCTTCGCCTTCTAGTTCTCGGCCTACAAAAGCCCTGCTTCACGGCCCGAGCCTCGTGTGTGAAAGTCAGGAGTTGAGATCGTCTTTTCAGGGGTCAAACCTTCTCAAGGGCACCACCCGAAGGCTTATTATAGCATGTTGTCTGGTCCTATACATACAATGCACCCCTGGTTTGATTGCTAGCGCGGTACTTGCAGGGCTTATGAGCCACTTTCAGGCCGGCTAGGCGAGACTACTGGCGCGAATAGCATCCAGTTGGCCATTGTTCGCTGTATATGGTGTTAAGTTTTGGTTGCCTGTGGCGGGACACAATCGCCTGGCTTTGGAGTGGTTTGGGTCAATGGAAGCTCCGGAATCCTTGTCTTTTCCCTCGTCTGAGGACGTCGCAAGTCTCGAGCTAACAATCAAACTAGCATTGATCTATACGCTATGCTCCTCGACATTTGTTTCAGAGTTCGCTAGAAGCGTAATCCTACTGGTGGGAATGGGGACTCAACCAACGGATAATCATCCCATGCCCTCGCTCGCCCTCCCATGCCTCCCTGCCAATGCAATATTTCGAACATCTATCATCTTTGCACAACTACTGGCATGATTGACTCCCAGGCGCATCCCTTGGGCATTCGAAATTCATGAAAAGGGCCAAGAAGCTACAAATGGTTGACGtgccaccagcaccaggaaGGATCGTCTGGTCTACTTGCCCAAGTCGTCACCGTTGCCAACCTAGCATCATTATGCACGACCTATACTAATGGATGTAAGCAGACTGAAAAAAAGCAAGCGCTATAGATAGCTAGATTTTcctatttcttcttcttccatgttCAACCGTCGTCGAAATCAATGCTGAAGAGGTATGGTGTGACTATCCCAATATCAACAGACCTGACTACTGCTTCTTTCCACGGAGTTCAGTCCGTGTTAATAGGTTTGCTACTAGGCAAGGCAGAACAGCACCTGGCCAATTAAGAAAGAATGACACTAGCACTGTATCATCTGCAGATCACACTGGTAACGGGCGAGCCGACATACCCGGTCAGATGCTATGGAACCCAGACCCCGTACTCTACGCAGTACGCAGTACACCGTCTTGACTATTCATGGTaagcttcctttttttttttttttttttttttttgccttcTATAACACTACATATTTACGCCATTACACCATTACAGCCTGCTTTCATATTTCGGGCAAGCTCTGTCTTCATGCGCAAAGCACTTGACTAGTCAACGACTCAGTCGGTTGTCTCTCTTCTGAATTTTACGAGAAGAAAGTCAGTCTGGCGGTGGACGTTCTGTTACACGACACGAACACAGCTTCATATGCATATTCCGGGGACGGTCTCCGAAAATAGTCAATGCCGGTGGTCCTGTCGGCTCCCGTTGAACGGATAAACAAAGCGTTCACGGATTACCGATCCTCGTGGTCACGATTTATGGAGCTTATAACCTTAAACTTTCTACTTCGGATGGTACTCCAGCAGAAGGCTGGTCTGTTCACGCATGGTTTGGCCTTATTCATGTCTGCCATCGGCCACAACTGCAAGGTCAGTCGGTGCCCTTGGAAGGTCAAAGTGACGGTAGGCATGATACCTGGCGCTAGCCCATACTACACTGTATTTCGACGTTTGCGTGATCATCTCCGATTAGTACCCAAATCACCCCCGCATGCAAATTGGGCTGCCATCTCAAGATCTTGCCGAGTTTTATCCCATCCATGTCCAAACACCTACGTGTGAGAGCCGGTACAATTTTATGCGCCAAATGCCAATCATAGGAACTTCATAGCGCCTCATCACAGCTCACCCTAACTGCTTCCGTGACAGAGTCCAGCTCGCTGTGTGGACATGAATCGTGTGAGGGGACATCTGAGTGAACTTTGCCCGCCCGAGGAAAACAACTTGTATTGGCGACGCTTTCGCGGGGCGTTCTCGGACTTTCTTCCGCTTGATGGTGGTCTACTGTAAGTTACAAACGGGGACAGGGGCACCGCGGAGAAAATCCTGCTCCATGTCCATCCCCCCCCTGCATGAGTATAATCACAGGCTagattatcatcatcattaacCCCATCGACAGGACAAGACGTTAAAGATTTGTTTGTCAGACTCGGCGCAGCACCAACCTATCAGCCACAAGTGACCGGAGTCCATGGCCTTGTTTTCAGATCCTTCCATGGCCTTCTACCGACGCGTTGCCCTATGTATTCACAAGGGGAACCGCCAATGGACTTTAAGGTATCTTACCATCGATCAGACCGATCGGTCGGGAAGCTTTATCGCGACAACGCCGACACGTGGGGCTATATGTAACAGAGGCTTTGCTCCTTACGCACCAAAATTCGTACGTTTTTCCACCACTGTCTCACATCAACATCAGTTTCTCCTTACCGCCGATCATAGGTAACATTGCCACCAATTTCcatactatgtacactatgtatGTACTACGCGGAGCATTCGGGACGAATCCTGAATGTTCTTACGCTTCTTGAATCTTCTGCGGGAAAGCTCGTTAGCTTGATACTTACCTTGCAGAGGGCTCCTCGACACTTTTTTTTGCGGTGTCAACAGCATCTGATTCTTTATTGCTCACCACGAATAGATTCAAGCTTTGCTGTATGTACCTAGACAAGTGGAGAGAAACGATCAGTTGTTGTTCTtaccttggccttggcctggTTTGGGCTAACAGGAGGGTTGAATTCCCTGTTCTCTTCCTTGTCCGCAGACATTGTATTTTACCCCAATGTTCAGCAATCCTCAGCACGAGCAATTACGATAGGTGAGAGACAGGCAAAGAAGACGCAATTTATCGATAACTGGCGAGTGCCGGGCATCAGGGGAGATACGGTGCGATTTTGGAAAGCATTGTGGGCCGAGTTGTGCCAGCAAACACCGAACACATCTTCCTAGCTCGATCTGACATGCACCACGAATATCGACATCGCACATCAACATCTCGAGTGCTCGGAAAGACCCGAGCAGTTCACCACTCGCTTTCATTTTACGTCACCACACACGTGTACGTGAGATCTTACCTACAGGCTGTTCAAGCCCCTGAGGATCTTCTGGGATCCCTGAGAGAGAGACGTGCAAGCTTTCCTGTGGCTTGTTAACGTTCAGCAATAATGAGGCTACTGAAGCCACTATGTCTTGGCGGGCCCACTGGGAAGCGCGGTGTAGCTTGGGCGAATCACATGGTGGTCCCAACgtcagttgttgttgaagtctGAAACACCTCCTTAACTGTCATCTGTCGACGATTGTTAACATCAATCGCGCCAAGCACCGGTGTCGGGAGAGGTTGCTCCCGAGACATCGGAGACGAACACCTTTTAAAGCGTCCAGGTGTGGGTTCAAACGAAACACAGTCCACACACGACGACTGTCGTCTGGTGAGCCTATGTGTGGTAGTCTTTTCTTGGAACCACCTGGCGTCCAATGGGTATGGATACCAAACTGGGAAAATTCGGTTACCGCTTCGGGGGTGCGGCCGTCAGAATCTGTCGAGATCTATCCTGTCCCTGCTGCACGGATGACAGATGTGCAGGCCCGCTCTTGAACCCTGAATCTAAAAATTGACAGCCCTACCTACTTCGGGTTTACGCTCCGGGGATGAGACATATCAGTCCTACCTATCCCGGTCTCAATAGCGGGCTCAGACTGGACACTGAAGGACTGGACATCGGAGGCCAAGTGGACTGGGTACACCTATAATGAGCTCCGTATtacctacttactacctctactcgaGTATATCGCGCAAGTTCACGGCGATTCCACTGACGTGTGACCAACGGACCGGCTACATACTTGGAACGACGTAGGGTTTGGTGGCAGCTCTTCCCCTCTACCGGAGCGGTCTGTGAACTCTTACGATGGCATCGTACGATGGAGAATCGTCAGGAAAATGTGGCCGgctgcctagaggtaggcaggcATTCTATATCCCCCTTTTCGGGAGAAGTGTTGACAACCTGCTGGTTTGTATGGAGGCATACAAACAAATGCTTGACGATTTGTGTGTTGATATTTGCGGTGTTTCAGATTAGACCGCCACAGCCAAAGTCATGGGGTACTCCATTTTGGGGACAGTGGAGCCGAAGGTTGAGACTCCCGCCTTGAATGACCGGAATAACACGTCCACGGAATAAAAGAATTCTTGTGGCGATTGAGCGAGATTTTCGGTCCGGTTCATATCCTTTTCTCAGCTTCATGTCCGAGTTCAGAGCTACCTCTCTATCTTAGCGCCGACATGTCTCGTTCTGGTTCTATATCTGTCAGGATGAGGAAGCTTGTAAGACAACAAATGTAGATATGATGCTCCATCTCAAATCGAATGATGGGACAGGTCGTCATCAAATGATCTACAAGCGTTTGATACAAAACCCTTGCACAGGAAGGCTAACACAAGTGAGTGTCTCTcggggtagaggtaggcaaggTATATTCAGGCGAGAGCTGGACACAtgaaagggttagggttaagtCGCAGGCACAAGTCGGTTCATATCCTGGGATGGATTCCGCGCACACCAGGTCCAACCTGTACGTACCCCGaatcctatatataaggcTCCTAGTTCTCACGCGTAATGCTCATTCACTCAAATACCCGCAAGGGTATCTTGTCTTATACTCCATTCGGCGGGGGTCGAGTGCCATTGACTACCTAGCGCCTGCTGTCCCAAAGAGTACCCGCCGACTTATAAGACTCGGCGCTGGCATCGCGAAGAACGATGGAAAATGAACAGAATCTGCACACTATAATGTTGAAGCAAACTAAGTCAGTGCCTTCATTTGGGTACCTGTAGACAACGATTTGAGCTCGAACAGCGGACAGAATTCCCCTGCTTAGGCGACATGGTCGACGGGATGTAGTGTCCGTCATGGAACTGAGCGAACACGGTGAAGGACTGGAGACATGTGAAAAAAGGAAGCGCCTCTCAATTTCAGCCCCGGCGATTGGTCCACAACTGCTATCTGGATCCTGTTGGGGTAAAAGCTTTCTCCAAAAAGCGCGGGGAAAGAGCAGCTCGCAATCTGGGTGGATGTACATCAGATGCATTATTGAAGAACGCCATCGATGCGAGACGCGGATTTGCGAAACCGATCAAGCGAGACATtacgaaaaaaagaaagaaaaacataaacacacaaaagaaaaaagctACAAGGGCTCTATCCAATACCAGGACACAAAGTTGCTTTTCGGATGCTATGCGGCTGAATGATCGGCTTTGTGTCTCTCGACAGATGTGAGACCAGCCGGAGAAAAGTGAGAGAGGGTTCGGCCGACATTTCTCGACAGTAGCAAAACCCCCGAGGGGGCACGGCGGGCGCGATATCGTAATGTAGCAATGTCGCAATCTGGGCGAACTTTTGGCGCCCTCGGAACCCCACCGATTTGAACTGTGATTTGAGAATATTCCACCCTCATTGGGCAATATGTCTCTCTGTGACCGGCGTTACACAACCAAAAATCCAGCGATGGCTCGCCCCGTCTCTCTCAAGACCAAACAGCCAAAGTTTCCCGCCTGCCGGAGGAGACCAACGACTTGAAAGGGAATAGCGACAGAGTTTCCCTCCGACGGctgcttccttcccttcatGGATGTACCTAGTGGTGGGTCATTCTAGAACTTCCGATCTAGTTGCAACGTCAACTGAAGCATTTGCAAGCAATTGCAAATCATGGTCACCTCAAAGACTCGAACGCTTCCAATGCGAtagtgttttttttttctcttccttttcttcttcttctttttttttttttgtgtgtgtTATTAGGACCCTTGATTGCTCTAATACCTagctctacctacctacctaatgaCACCACGTTCCTAGGTAGCTGTATCTCTATCTCGCTCACTGGGCTTACGGGGTAGGTAGCTGGCCATGATATCGTCTAGCATCCCTGCCATCGAGGGCAGAGCGCCATCTCAACCCCAACCGCAATCCGATTCCAGACTGAGGAACTCCTATTCGCCTGATATTGGCAATTCGAATACTTCGAAACCAAAGAGTATAGGTAGCCGAAGCACGAAGCAACCAGGAATCGATACCCGCGTTGAAGACGAAGTTGAGAATGTCAATTTGCGCCAAGATGATTTCCCTGACTCCCACTTCACCGGCTTCTCAGATGCCCAGGAACGGCGTATCCGCCGGAAGGTAGATTTTCGCCTTTGCACCATCGCAGGAATCCTATGcagcctcaacctcctcgacAGCAATGTTCTCTCGAGCGCCGCAGTCACATCGATGCTATCGGATTTGGGACTTGACCAGGGCAATCGCTTTtccgtctccatcttcatcttcaccgTAGCGAGCATTATCTTCCAGCTTCCTTCCACCATTGCCGTGCGCACTTTCGGTCCCCGTATCTGGTTCAGCTTGGTAACCTTCTCCTTTGGCATCATCACCCTCTCGACCGGATTCGTCAAGGACTGGAAGCAGATGATCGTCCTCCGCGTCCTTCTCGGCGCCACAACTTCGAGCATCTACCCCGGCCTCTCCTACCTTATCAGCTGTTGGTATCCACGTCGCGAACAGCAAGTCCGTTTTGCTTTCATGCAGAGTGGCGAGGTCATCATTCTTGCCACTGGAAGCCTGGTCAACTATGGCCTCCAGCAGCGTAACGGCGGCGCAGGCCTGGAGGGATGGCGATGGATGTTCATTGTGCAAGGCCTGTGCACATGCGTGCTCGGCATCGCGACGTACTGGTGGATCGTTGACTTCCCGGAGAACTCACACAAGAGCTTCTGGTTCCTGACGCCGGAAGAAGCTGACATCGCCTCGCGCCGTATTGAAAAAGATCGTGGGGATCTCATTGCCCAAAAGCTCAGCTTGAGGGCAGTTGTTGTTCATGCCAAGGACTTCAAAATCTGGGTGTTTGcctgcctcttcttcatgcAGAACGTCGTCTCGACAGCTCTGGCGTACTTTGTCCCCATTATCTTGGAGAATGGCCTAGGCTATTCGCCCAACCAGGCAATCATTCTCTCGGCTCCGCCTTACTACTATGCAGTCGTCCCGGTCATCTTGTCGTCCTTGGTTGCTGATCGGTTCCGGATCAGGGGCCCGATTATCACCTTCAATGCCCTTTGCATGATAACGGGCTTTGCTATCCTTGGGTTTGCCGAGAATTCCAGGGCTCGCTACTTTGGAGTGTTCCTCGCCACGGGAGCATACGTAGCTAACTGGGCAGCTTTGACTGCCTACCAGGCCAACAATGTGGTCGGGTAAGTTTGCACCCCATCGTATTGGATTTGTTGCTAGGCGCTTTGCTGACCCTGTCTTAGACAATGGAAGCGAGTGTTTACCGCTGCCGTGTGCACCATGTTTAACGGTGCTGGCGGTATTGCTGGCAGCTACATTGTCCGCAATGTCGAAGCTCCGAGATATACTACTGCTGTCTGGGTGTCGATAGGGTAAAAATTCTGCTCATCGCTTTTTGCTGCTGCCTGAACTGACCGCTAGAGATACCTTTAGGTCTCACATCTTGATGATCTCACTCGTTGGTACTCTTACGATATACTTCTACTTCCGGAACAACCGGGCTGCGCGCACGAATGGAGCCGTTGAAAGAACCGTAAGCCGGTAGTGTGGTCTCTGCAGTGACTGTGCGTGAAGCTAATCTGGACTTTTCAGGCCGGATTCCGGTACACATACTAGTTTTTTCTTGGTGATCTATATACACTCCTCCGATATACCCATTTGCCGATCATATTCCCCCGAATATTATGTGTTCAGATGATGTTCTGAATACAATCGttagtttttttttaatcatttgacctacctctagagataCTTTTCGAAGACAAGGAACCTGGGCATCTACTCCGTGTGCACCTTCCTTACACGGTATTTGTTCCTCAATGTAACAGAGCTTTAGATCTCCCTTTATTCACCTTGCCCTTTTATAATACCCTCAAGGTTCACGACAACACAACGCCGCTTGACCACAGGCCATGCTCTGTTAAAGCAAGTAGTCCATTCAACTACTTTCAGGTTCTAGGTTCTTTCATCATTAGCACTAGCGACTGAGCTTTTCAACGTAAGTGTGGTTTTGAAAAGCGAGATGGATGTCTTGTCAATCCCTCAGTATTACGCATCTGCCCGTGCATGTACAGCCAGAGTAACTGGGATCAAAGACGGAGTAATATACGCTCAATTCATAGAGCGGACTCTGAAAGCAACTCAAACGTCTAGTCTTAATACCTCTACTCTATAGAGGTAACTAACAAGTGCCCACCCAGGGATACTTCGGCTTGCCCGCCTTCATCAGCTCCAACGCCGTGTCCGCCTCTTTCAGCGGAAACTTCTTAACGAAGCACTTGATCCTATACGACTTGGCAAACTGGATCGCCTCCTCTGCATCCAGCGTTCTTCACAACAGCCGCCCATGCACCATCAACTGCTGGAACATCAACACCGTCGTTTCAATATGTCTCCACCGGCCCCGCGCAAAAATCTTGGGCTGTAGTACCTAGTAACATCATGGGGAGCAGCTGCCATTGTACTTGTACCTTTCTCAACACAAGATATATCCTGAATGTTCGAAGAACTTAAAACTAATAGCTTAATCACTGCAAAGAATATGCAATGGTGATTTTTCGTGTCAGGCTATCTTTTGCGTTTATGCATTTCGAGTGTCCCATAGGGTATTCGGACGTTTGTTAAACGATTGAGATGGAAGGATGGTCCCGAGACTCCAAGTCACACCCCGGATTTACAGAGGATCTGCCCCACAATCGATCGCTATTGGCCCAACCGCACCGGAGTTAACAGCTGCTATAAATCAGTCGCGGTTCGTTGCAACGTTGAATGAAGgaacataggtacctacctaccagaAAACCGCAGGTGTCTTTCACTGCCTTGCTTGCTGTATGTGATATCGTCGAAAATTGTAAGGTGAGAGCATTTTGCTCCCCTAAAAATGATTCAGAATGAAGGGCTTGATCTCTCCTGTGCTCTGAGACATGGATGGTGGGGCGTACCTCCTCTTTTGGCCCCACAAATCGGTGGGCTTGGAACAACGCATGCACAGCGAAGAGGAAATGTGCTAAAATGACAGTGCCAGACAGCGCCTCGGCGAAGGTGATAGGCCCCCGCGGCAGGGAGTCATGCGGCGGTCCAGGCACAAGGACAGCAAACACTGTCTGTTTAAAGCGGAGTGACCTCATCGCAACCAACGACGCGCACTCCACATTTGACATCTCAAATCCTTCCGCTTTGGGTTTTACAACCTAAACTCAACAAGTCCAACCACCCAACATCACCCAACTGCTGCATCTGCTTTCATTGCCTTTACGGGCGCTACTTCAACTATCCTGTGCAAGGACTGGTAACGACAAAGGAGACAGCTTGCAGTCATGAAGACGCAAGAACCACCCGATAGCAACCGGCCGGCGCAGGCGTGCCAGGTCGACATCCCAGAGCAGCCGGACTCTGCTGTCCAGGAAACCTCGTTTGCGGCTGATGCCTACGACGCATCCTCCGACCTCCAGGTTCTCGACCACGAACCGATCCCGGACGAAGAGTGGCATGCCCAGAACGGACAATCATCTGCTCTTGAGTCCCAATCCAATCATCAGCATGGCACCTACGGTTATGGCTCCTTCCCCCACACGCTCAGGACCGGCCATGATGGCCATCACAAGTCCACCGCCCGCGCCCTTGCGCCCGACCTCCTGCGAGGATTTTTGATGGTCCTCATGGCTCTCGATCACAACTCTATGGTCCTGCAATCATGGGACCATGGGACTGCCGCTCCTCAGGACGAAACTGGCGCTTCTCAGGGCGAAAACGACTCGATCCCCGTTCACGAGTGGAATCGCCCGATTGCTCACCATATTCGGGTACTGACCCATCTATGCGCCCCGGGCTTTACGTTCCTTCTCGGTATGGGTATCGTCTACTTTGGTCGGTCTCGAACCAACCTAGGCTGGTCCACAACTCGCATGGCCTGGCATTTCTTCACGAGAGCAGTCGTCTTGACCCTGGTCATGATCGTCATGAGCCTGGGCATCACCTTGGGAGATACCTGGTTCCTCAATATCGTCTTGTTTGCCTTGGCTGTCGACTATCTCCTCTCGGGATTAATCTGGCTTGTGACCGCCAAGACGGAGAAGATGCTCgccttcatcatcctcaagGTGCTCccggagaaaaaggaagacgATGCCACCGAACCGCTGCTGGCTAACCGCCGAGGGGTAGAGGATATCGCCCCCGACAGGGCCATCATTCGTGCCGCCGACATCTCCTGGCACATCCACAACGTGGTGCTCTCAGCTCTCGCAGTCGTGACCATTTGGTGGAACATCTGGCTCAGTCCCACCAACGGCCACTGCGGCGTCGAACCCGTGCAAAAGCTCCCCGACACCATCTTGGCTCGCATCTGGTTCTACCGGGTCTTTGATACAGAGTGGCGCATCATTTCCGTCTTCCCCCCACTGGCCTGGATTTCATTCGCCATCCTCGGTCTCGTAGCCGGCCGCATCATCCTCGCCCGCTCGTGGAGCACCAAGGCCATCGCCATTGGCAACCTCCTCGCCAGCATTGTCTTTACCATCGTCTTTGTAGGCACGCGCTTCCTCAACGCCGGAAACC includes the following:
- a CDS encoding MFS transporter; amino-acid sequence: MISSSIPAIEGRAPSQPQPQSDSRLRNSYSPDIGNSNTSKPKSIGSRSTKQPGIDTRVEDEVENVNLRQDDFPDSHFTGFSDAQERRIRRKVDFRLCTIAGILCSLNLLDSNVLSSAAVTSMLSDLGLDQGNRFSVSIFIFTVASIIFQLPSTIAVRTFGPRIWFSLVTFSFGIITLSTGFVKDWKQMIVLRVLLGATTSSIYPGLSYLISCWYPRREQQVRFAFMQSGEVIILATGSLVNYGLQQRNGGAGLEGWRWMFIVQGLCTCVLGIATYWWIVDFPENSHKSFWFLTPEEADIASRRIEKDRGDLIAQKLSLRAVVVHAKDFKIWVFACLFFMQNVVSTALAYFVPIILENGLGYSPNQAIILSAPPYYYAVVPVILSSLVADRFRIRGPIITFNALCMITGFAILGFAENSRARYFGVFLATGAYVANWAALTAYQANNVVGQWKRVFTAAVCTMFNGAGGIAGSYIVRNVEAPRYTTAVWVSIGSHILMISLVGTLTIYFYFRNNRAARTNGAVERTAGFRYTY
- a CDS encoding MFS transporter, variant, with translation MISSSIPAIEGRAPSQPQPQSDSRLRNSYSPDIGNSNTSKPKSIGSRSTKQPGIDTRVEDEVENVNLRQDDFPDSHFTGFSDAQERRIRRKVDFRLCTIAGILCSLNLLDSNVLSSAAVTSMLSDLGLDQGNRFSVSIFIFTVASIIFQLPSTIAVRTFGPRIWFSLVTFSFGIITLSTGFVKDWKQMIVLRVLLGATTSSIYPGLSYLISCWYPRREQQVRFAFMQSGEVIILATGSLVNYGLQQRNGGAGLEGWRWMFIVQGLCTCVLGIATYWWIVDFPENSHKSFWFLTPEEADIASRRIEKDRGDLIAQKLSLRAVVVHAKDFKIWVFACLFFMQNVVSTALAYFVPIILENGLGYSPNQAIILSAPPYYYAVVPVILSSLVADRFRIRGPIITFNALCMITGFAILGFAENSRARYFGVFLATGAYVANWAALTAYQANNVVGQWKRVFTAAVCTMFNGAGGIAGSYIVRNVEAPRYTTAVWVSIG